The Phormidium sp. PBR-2020 DNA segment ATAGTTCCGAGTATTCCCCCAATCTTCAGCAGTTAATGGAATGGGGAATCCAGTTAATCCGTGAGTTACAATCTCCTCATGACTATACCCAGCGACTTCAACAGGGTCAGAGTTGGTCGGATCAGTATTATGCGATTCCCCTGTTTGCGTTTCTCTTGGGAGATATTATGGCTGAGTATTTCCACTCGGGAGTCGTCGAACCCGAAAAACAGGAGTTTCGCTCGCTGCTGAAGGAGTATTTACGTCAACTGTACCCCAGCGATAATCTTTTACCGATTGGAGATCGCTATCGAGAGTTTCCCTTTCTGATTTTTCGGAGTTATAGTCTCGAACAGATGCGATCGAAGTTATTTACGAGTCACTATCTGATCACGTCTAATGAATTAAATCTATTGAATTTAATTTTGGGGACGAATAATTGAGAGTAATTTACATACACGTCAAAAAATAATAATCAATAATTGATTGATTATTTCCAGGATTAACAGCTTAGCGAATAAACTGAATCTGGCAAATATTCAACGGCTCAACCGGTTCAAACTCTTTGCGATCAGAGGTTAATAAAATCCCCTGTTCTCGATTAGCCAACGTTAATGCAAAACAATCAGCCAAAGAAATTCGTTTTATGGTTGCCTTATAAGCTCCTGCTTGTTGCCAAAATTCAAACCCAAAATCTTCTCTAATATCCATGATAGCTCGTGAATCTTGAACAACTTGTGCGGCGATATCTTGTCCTCCAAAACGCCAAAAATCATAATAAACTTCACACATATTGATAGCATGAATCAAGCTATCTGATTGAGGATGTAATAAATAATCTTCTACAACCTCGCTTCCCGGTTCATTTCGAAAAAAAGCAATCACAGCACAAGCATCTAAAATAACCTTCATTTTTGGGGTGCATCTCAGTTAGGCGCGATGAGTATATTTACTCAGGACAAATGGGTGTACTTGGAGTAATTAAGCCGCCAAGTCCCCATTCAGGTAAGCACAGCGATGCTTCAACACCTTTGGCACATTCTCCTCTCGCCATTGTGCCCCAGGCAATTTCACCCTGAGTCCAATTTGTTTGACCAGGGACTCGACTTGACCCGAACCAATTGAATGTCCCGCTTCCTGCCAGACCTGGTAGTCAATGATGCGCTTAGAATGATGCTTCAAATAGTTGATAAATCTCGTAGCTCCCCGACATCGCTCTTGGCGCAGATAGCGAATCACCTGACGGGTCTCCCCTCGCCACAACAAGGCTCGTATCCGCGATAGCTGGGCAGCTGTGCCTTGTACCTTATGAGCATTCTCCATCAGATGATACCAATCGAGGACTTCGATACGTTGCTCTGGTGTCCCGATACCGTCAAAAATGTTCCAGACCCCATCATGACCATCTCCGAGACTGATAAATAGCTCGGCTAGTAGCTGGATATTCACCCAGTCGATTAGTCCTTCATTATCTTTAAAGAACGCTACACCTCCATGCTCGTGGACATTTAAGGCTTTGTACTCTCGCCACTGACCCGGTTGACCCTCCTCAGTTCGAAGGCGAATCATCCCACCATCGAGGCTGAGTTCCTCTATTGGTTCAGTGACCTCGACCTCACACCAGTCCTCTCGCTGGACAAAGCGTTGGAGCGTACTGTGGGAAATGCTCAGCCCAGTCAGCATGGCGATATCTTCTTCGGCTCTTTGGTAAGAGGCGTTGGCAGTGACAACGGCACAACACTTGAAAAAATAGGGACTCCAACGAGTTCTGGGTTCGACTTGTAGTTGTTGGGCTTGAGCTGTGGTGAGGGTGAGTCGGCCCAGGATGCTGGTTAGGGTGCGTTGTTTTCCGGTCGGTCGGTCGGTCGCCGCGTTGATAAAAAAATTCCCAGTTGAGGCAAAACATGTTCTTGGGCTTGAGCTCGAACGTTTTTCTCAATGCCTTCGAGGGTGGTCAGTTCAGCCGGGTCAGCTTCCTGGTAGAGAATCTTGGCAATTGCATCAAGATGTTGTTGGAGTTCAGCCTGCTTTTGAGGATTCATGGCTCAGGGGTGGTCAACAAGGCCTCCATTGTAATAGATGGACTGTTTCGAGGGAAACTGTCATTGAGTATAATTACTCACTCGCCTAACTGAGATGCACCCCATTTTTGCTTATTTTCTAACTCAATGTCGTTTTCTTTCCGCAGTGCAAACCCATTACTACTGGTCGGAATATCAGCATATTTACCTCGAAGAGAGGTAATTGTGTTGATTTTTATGTCATGATTTCGTCTGTTTTGGAGGATTTCAAATAACACCTCTTGATCGCGATCAGATAAGTAGTCCAGGGATTTAATAATGTCTTGTAGTGTCATCATGTCATTTCGTGATTTCTAGGTTAGGAACTTAACCCGTCCCCCGTCTGACGAGAGGCCCCCACCTCTCGCCAGATTCAGGAGTCGCCGGTTACAGACTCGTCATCTCTACCCCTAACCAAGCCTGGAAATTTTGAGACTGTTCAGGAGAGGGGTTGTCCACAGTCACCACCATATAATTAGCCGGACGGGGTTCTGTGAGGATTAGACACATCATTTTCAATTCGTCTTGATGGAAGAAACTGAGTTCAATTTCATCACCGGCTTGAAAGTCCTTGAGGCGATCGCCAAAGCCATCAGCGGTGACTCGCAAGCGATTAATCGCCAGCAACTCATCTCCCGGTTCCAATCCCACCTCAGCCGCTGGAGAACCGGCTTCAACGAAATCGACGAGGGTAATTCCGCGATCGTCACTCACCCGTACTCCCAGAAATGGCGGTTGTTTGGCTTCATCGGTTTTAATCCGTAAGCCGAAGGGTTCGAGATACTCATTCAGGGGTAAGTCTTCGGTTCCATGGACATAGCGATGGAAAAACTCACTTAAATCCTGATTAGCGGCGGCTTCAAAGGCCGCTTGCAGTTGTTGGGGAGTATAGCCAATTTCGGGTTTTCCAAACTCATCCCAAAGATGACGCAAGACATCGGTAAGCGATCGCGCGTTTTGGCTATTGCGGCGAATGGTCAAATCCAACATCAACGCCACCATTTCCCCTTTGAGATAGTAGGAAATTTGCGAGTTATCACTGTTGGCGTCACGGCGATAGAGTTTAATCCACGCATCCCAACTGGACTCACTCAGGGGCTGCACTAAGCGTCCGGGAGTAGTGTAAAAGCGGGTGACATCTTTACTAAAGATTTTTAGAAATGCTTTCCCGCCATAAATATGCGACCACAGGGGAATTAGCATATCATAATAGCTGGTGGCGCCTTCACAAAACCAGAGGGAGGGGGTGTAGTTTTCTGCTTCATAGTCAAACCGTTCTAAGGCTTGCGGCCGAATCCGTTTGACGTTCCAAAGATGGAAAAATTCATGGGCCACCAGTTGCATAAAGCGGCGGTAGCGATCACGATTCTGGAACGCCAGCCGGGGATAGTTGAGGGAACAACAGCTTTTATGTTCCAAGCCACCAAACCCACCAGCGGACAGATGCAGGAGAAAGAGATAGCGATCGTAGGGTAAGCCGTCAAAGAGATTGGCTTCGAGTTCAATGATGTGTTTGGTATCTTCGACGAGGCGATCAAGATTGAGATTTCCCTGTCCCCAAACCACCAAATCATGAGGTTTTCCTAAGACCTCAAACTGGCGACGTTCTTGAATCCCCACTTCAAAGGGATTATCCACCAACGTATCAAAATCGGCGGCATAAAAGCAGTTCGGTTTGTTATCGACTGCTGGCAGAGTTGTGGCAATTTGCCAATCGGGATGATGAGGATGAATTGTCACCTTAATCGGGTGATGTTCGAGTCTGGGACTATAGAAAAAGGTCGCCGCACCATTAAAATAGGCGTGAGTCTCATCGAAGTGATTGGTACGAACGGTGAGTTCGTTGGCAAAGAGACGATAGGAGATAGAGAGATTCGTGGTATTCTCAGTTTGAATCCGCCATTGATTTTTCGATTGTTTTTGCCAGTTCAGAGGGGTTCCGCTGTCAGTTTGTGCGGTCAACTCTTGAATTTGTTTGGCATATTCCCGCACCAGATAGGAACCGGGGGTCCAGACGGGGAAGTTTAAGTCCAGATGGCCGGCGGTCCAGTTGCGAACCTCTAGGGTGATGTCTAGGAGATGGGATTGAGGCTGGGACATGGCCACGTGATAGTGGAATGTCACCTCGGTTTGGGATTGAGGGGTTTGGGAACGGGTTTGGGTAGTTTGTATCACAGTCAGGTCTGTTGCGTAAGAGCCATTGTGCCTATCTTGACATAATTTTCTCGGCTAGGAGAGTCTGGGGAAGAATCTTGGCGGCGTCATTTCGCTGGAACAGTTTCAGCGGTGGCTTGTCTAAGCGACACCATAGTCTGTGTAAGGACGTTTGTAGGGAGGATGTAATCCTAAGACAATATCCTCTCGTGGAATCCCCATTGCAACTAAGTCTTCAGCAGGATTTAACTCTGTCAGGTTTTGTTGTAGCCAAATTTTTCCATCCTTAATATCAAAATGAATAATGGATCGATAAACCCGAGTTAGTTCTTGCCATCCCACATCCATCCATTGATAATGATCGCGCTGGGTATCAAAGATGAGTTGTGTTTCAACATCAGGATTGGATTGGCAATAGTCCTGGTTGGCGTAATCGGTGAGAAGGCTTTGGATTGCTTCTCGGTATTGGTTTAGTTTATCCATTTTGTGATTATCTCTTTAACCGGATCGTAAACAATTAGAAGCACTTTGTATTTTTGGATTGCGGCTTTTGTGAAATCCAGTTGAAAAAAGGTTTGATAACTTTCTAAGGGAATAGCTAAATAGAGGGTTCGTTCTGGTTCAATAGCTTCCAGGGCTAAACGGTAGCTTAAAAATTGCCCTAGTGCTGCATAAAAATCAGTGATTGCAGAAGGATTGAGAAAGCTTTTGATTTCGACGGCAATTTTTTCATTTTCTCGTTCAGCAGCTAATAATTTTTCTGCACCCAAATCAATTTGAAAGTCGACTTTTCCATATTTGAACCCCAAGGGATCTTGGGTGATGATCCACTGCTCTTTTGTGAGTGCTGTTTTAACAACATCGTGAAAACGGTCTTTTGCAGACACGGAATTTCTTTATAATCAATACTCCATAGTTTATCGCATCTGGTTTTACTTTGTGTACTTGTAACCTTTCAGGGGAGTGGGTGCAAACTGGAGAAGAGCGAAGGAATGGCTAAAAACGCTGAAATCCGCTGAGTGAGGTCTATGATGACATCATCCTGACATCAGCTTGGCAATGGCCTGCACGTTCTGGCTGAGAATCTCGGCAGCTTCATCTAGGTCTGCGTCACCGGTGAATTTCCCTAACCCGATGCGTAGGGAGCCTTCAATGGCCTCCTCAGACAGACCGATCGCACGCAAGACATGGGAGGGAGTTTCCACGCCGGAGGTGCAGGCGGACCCGGTGGAGATGGCCAGGCGATCGCGCACTCGGGCGATAATGGCACTGTTGGGAATCCCAGGAATGGAGATATGCAGGTTGCCAGCTAGGCGATGGTTGAGGTCGCCGTTGACCTGTAACTGGGGAATCTTGGCTTGTAGGTGGGATTGGAGGCGATCGCGTTGATGTGCAATGCGGGATTCGTCGGCCGGCATCTCCAGAGTCCGCAGCCGGGCCGCTTCCCCTAAGGCGACAATCCCCGGTAGATTGAGGGTTCCCGGTCGTCGTCCCTGTTGCTGGCCGCCGCCGTAGAGGAGGGGAGTCAGGGGGGTTTCGGGACGAACCACTAAGGCCCCACAGCCTTGGGGTGCGTAGAATTTATGACCCGAAACCGTGAGAAAGGTGATTCCCCAGTCGCGAAAT contains these protein-coding regions:
- a CDS encoding type II toxin-antitoxin system VapC family toxin — translated: MKVILDACAVIAFFRNEPGSEVVEDYLLHPQSDSLIHAINMCEVYYDFWRFGGQDIAAQVVQDSRAIMDIREDFGFEFWQQAGAYKATIKRISLADCFALTLANREQGILLTSDRKEFEPVEPLNICQIQFIR
- a CDS encoding fatty-acid oxidation protein subunit alpha gives rise to the protein MSAKDRFHDVVKTALTKEQWIITQDPLGFKYGKVDFQIDLGAEKLLAAERENEKIAVEIKSFLNPSAITDFYAALGQFLSYRLALEAIEPERTLYLAIPLESYQTFFQLDFTKAAIQKYKVLLIVYDPVKEIITKWIN
- a CDS encoding XisI protein; its protein translation is MDKLNQYREAIQSLLTDYANQDYCQSNPDVETQLIFDTQRDHYQWMDVGWQELTRVYRSIIHFDIKDGKIWLQQNLTELNPAEDLVAMGIPREDIVLGLHPPYKRPYTDYGVA
- a CDS encoding ISKra4 family transposase (programmed frameshift), with amino-acid sequence MNPQKQAELQQHLDAIAKILYQEADPAELTTLEGIEKNVRAQAQEHVLPQLGNFFINAATDRPTGKQRTLTSILGRLTLTTAQAQQLQVEPRTRWSPYFFKCCAVVTANASYQRAEEDIAMLTGLSISHSTLQRFVQREDWCEVEVTEPIEELSLDGGMIRLRTEEGQPGQWREYKALNVHEHGGVAFFKDNEGLIDWVNIQLLAELFISLGDGHDGVWNIFDGIGTPEQRIEVLDWYHLMENAHKVQGTAAQLSRIRALLWRGETRQVIRYLRQERCRGATRFINYLKHHSKRIIDYQVWQEAGHSIGSGQVESLVKQIGLRVKLPGAQWREENVPKVLKHRCAYLNGDLAA
- a CDS encoding cysteine desulfurase produces the protein MPPIYLDYHATTPVDRRVIEVMTETLTHHFGNASSIDHPYGDRAAAQVKTAKTHLATLLGASPRDILFTSGATESINLVLQGVLGDRPRRILVNPLEHKAVLDTCEAIAKRGQAQLHYLTPTATGQLHLDDIEHHCRQGIDLLCVMAANNEIGTIYPVEAIAKIAQTYGVPYLCDASQAVGKLPFQFRDWGITFLTVSGHKFYAPQGCGALVVRPETPLTPLLYGGGQQQGRRPGTLNLPGIVALGEAARLRTLEMPADESRIAHQRDRLQSHLQAKIPQLQVNGDLNHRLAGNLHISIPGIPNSAIIARVRDRLAISTGSACTSGVETPSHVLRAIGLSEEAIEGSLRIGLGKFTGDADLDEAAEILSQNVQAIAKLMSG
- a CDS encoding M61 family metallopeptidase, producing MSQPQSHLLDITLEVRNWTAGHLDLNFPVWTPGSYLVREYAKQIQELTAQTDSGTPLNWQKQSKNQWRIQTENTTNLSISYRLFANELTVRTNHFDETHAYFNGAATFFYSPRLEHHPIKVTIHPHHPDWQIATTLPAVDNKPNCFYAADFDTLVDNPFEVGIQERRQFEVLGKPHDLVVWGQGNLNLDRLVEDTKHIIELEANLFDGLPYDRYLFLLHLSAGGFGGLEHKSCCSLNYPRLAFQNRDRYRRFMQLVAHEFFHLWNVKRIRPQALERFDYEAENYTPSLWFCEGATSYYDMLIPLWSHIYGGKAFLKIFSKDVTRFYTTPGRLVQPLSESSWDAWIKLYRRDANSDNSQISYYLKGEMVALMLDLTIRRNSQNARSLTDVLRHLWDEFGKPEIGYTPQQLQAAFEAAANQDLSEFFHRYVHGTEDLPLNEYLEPFGLRIKTDEAKQPPFLGVRVSDDRGITLVDFVEAGSPAAEVGLEPGDELLAINRLRVTADGFGDRLKDFQAGDEIELSFFHQDELKMMCLILTEPRPANYMVVTVDNPSPEQSQNFQAWLGVEMTSL